Proteins from a single region of Thunnus albacares chromosome 14, fThuAlb1.1, whole genome shotgun sequence:
- the il22ra2 gene encoding interleukin-22 receptor subunit alpha-2 produces MSKSCKTAMSWCVRNTIKASMHRSLKEEVLHFKGGVAAASMHQSCAAGCVRVFACPSSTNSIIAMTRLLLGAVLLGNLRVCVTAQVPEMLAPPAQVRFDSVDYKNVLHWTPPANTTSLQYYVQWKIYGEPQWLDVDGCQGIQKHQCDLSSVTSDPREWYYARVHASSLPSSKSAWALSPRFSPRWATKISPPVLKLNVTELGIVVRAKPQRLLVRKIHSCLHYKIYLIDTRGEEVVFDMDCRSKKLILDKLKHKAKYCLQAQTLIPLQAKTSDRNSVKCVITL; encoded by the exons atgtCAAAGTCATGTAAGACTGCAATGTCATGGTGTGTCAGAAATACCATAAAAGCATCCATGCATCGTAGTTTAAAAGAGGaagttttgcattttaaagGCGGCGTTGCTGCTGCCAGCATGCATCAGTCCTGTGCTGCTggttgtgtgcgtgtgttcgCCTGCCCGTCGTCTACCAACAGCATCATCGCAATGACCCGTCTGCTGCTCGGAGCTGTGCTGCTGGGAAACCTGCGTGTCTGTGTCACAGCGCAAG TTCCAGAGATGCTCGCTCCTCCTGCCCAGGTGAGATTTGACTCTGTGGACTATAAAAACGTTCTGCACTGGACTCCGCCTGCCAACACCACCTCACTGCAGTACTACGTCCAGTGGAAGAT TTACGGCGAGCCTCAGTGGCTGGATGTAGACGGCTGTCAGGGGATCCAGAAGCACCAGTGTGACCTCAGCAGCGTGACCTCTGACCCGAGAGAGTGGTACTACGCCAGAGTGCACGCCTCCTCCCTGCCCTCCAGCAAATCAGCCTGGGCCCTCTCGCCCAGATTCAGCCCCCGCTGGGCCA CCAAAATCAGTCCACCTGTGCTGAAGCTGAACGTCACAGAGCTAGGCATTGTGGTCCGCGCGAAGCCCCAACGGCTGCTCGTCCGGAAGATACACAGCTGTCTGCACTACAAAATCTACCTCATAGATACCAGAGGAGAAGAG GTGGTGTTTGACATGGATTGCCGCTCCAAAAAGCTGATTCTGGACAAACTGAAGCACAAGGCGAAGTACTGCCTCCAAGCCCAAACCTTGATCCCCCTCCAGGCCAAGACCAGCGATCGCAACTCTGTGAAATGCGTAATTACACTCTGA
- the ifngr1l gene encoding interferon gamma receptor 1-like has protein sequence MAVGYFLLLLMFQVIAAQVLPPTNVTLQCQNMRNILKWSYEQLSPELKFKVVIGSKGGSFDASRSPLWVDSPSLEADVSFLSDTNDEYFLTVSAVIGENTSESVPNDGITFSYFQGALVDQKCSLDLPPVNVTVESVDKVVFRFFHPWLLYEQNLGAISTPKPLMKKKKKRHDTDNSEGLPEFKYQVMVNKQEHGYSCWDNICMNTIPVDATQEKHCLKIKGEMEKMHVQGTQKYCVRPFEAAVNKNLGKTLYIGLGILILTAFAFILFLVYRKKTISTTPLPPSMKIMGSVRQWTMGNVQEQVVVPQVEPSSPTPLLQEKDVDELPPASTPFNEYDLRMPIGVSTENEREEVCDVTVAEKEKDDYMPGANLDEDEESNSFEAHSSYEKRQVVVEIAPGEKAEGYRG, from the exons TGCTGCCTCCGACCAACGTGACACTGCAGTGCCAAAATATGAGGAACATATTGAAGTGGAGTTACGAACAACTTTCTCCAGAGCTTAAATTCAAAGTGGTTATCGGCTCAAAGGGGGGGAGTTTCGATGCAAGTCg TTCTCCGCTGTGGGTGGACTCACCATCTCTAGAAGCCGATGTGTCGTTTCTCTCCGATACAAATGACGAATACTTTCTCACTGTATCTGCTGTGATTGGAGAGAATACGTCTGAGTCCGTCCCTAATGACGGAATCACTTTCAGCTATTTCCAGGGCGCTCTAGTAGATCAGAAAT GTTCTTTGGACCTCCCACCTGTAAATGTCACTGTTGAATCGGTGGACAAAGTCGTGTTCCGCTTCTTTCATCCTTGGCTGCTTTATGAGCAGAACTTGGGTGCCATTTCAACACCAAAGCCtctgatgaagaagaagaagaaaaggcaTGACACAGACAACTCTGAAGGTCTGCCTGAATTTAAGTACCAAGTGATGGTCAACAAACAG GAACATGGATACAGTTGTTGGGACAACATATGCATGAACACGATTCCAGTGGATGCTACACAggagaaacactgtctgaagatcaagggagagatggagaaaatgcATGTTCAAGGGACACAGAAGTACTGCGTCAGACCATTTGAAGCAGCTGTTAATAAAAATCTGG GGAAAACCCTGTATATTGGGCTCGGCATATTGATCTTGACTGCATTTGCTTTCATCCTCTTCCTGGTGTACCGAAAAAAGACCATATCCACAACTCCTTTACCTCCCTCTATG AAAATCATGGGGTCAGTGAGGCAGTGGACTATGGGAAATGTTCAAGAGCAAGTGGTTGTGCCACAAGTGGAACCTTCCTCACCCACACCTCTACTGCAAGAAAAAGATGTGGATGAATTGCCACCTGCTAGCACTCCCTTCAACGAATATGACCTCCGGATGCCCATCGGGGTGTCGACTGAGAATGAGCGTGAAGAagtgtgtgatgtcacagttgcagagaaagagaaggatgaTTACATGCCGGGGGCCAACTTGGATGAAGATGAGGAGTCTAACTCGTTTGAAGCCCACTCTAGCTACGAGAAACGCCAAGTTGTTGTCGAGATAGCGCCAGGGGAAAAAGCTGAAGGCTACCGTGGTTGA